Proteins encoded within one genomic window of Columba livia isolate bColLiv1 breed racing homer chromosome 1, bColLiv1.pat.W.v2, whole genome shotgun sequence:
- the GCC2 gene encoding GRIP and coiled-coil domain-containing protein 2, translated as MTKAEVGRGGCSGADSGYGAAAISLPVQPAGSTMEVQDAGQEVVASSVTPGSGKSKLDTLPKEELIKFAKKQVMLIQKVKSRCTELEKEIEELRSKAAAGGADDIIQALTERLDVVLLEKAESQQQCVALKKENIQRKQEAEAAVAKTEELQQQLEQSSIDSLKEITALKNELANAQCKYNEDLTKLKTELEEQVKKQMGLVEQIECHSDSQKEVKRLQDDVQRIKSTYEEQILCLSKQLETVNEDKNREVTNLQETIKSNSQCYHNEINNLNEELKKLKIAHQEEVSELMHQIEISSKENEEKQNQINQLQHNLAEESLIKEKNVKDEMCACTDQCKHDLEQLREVLNKNTGNKIDVVDTQEEPHVEVTMEEKVRHLERSLEELQSQHSILKDELTYMSNVKLKLEEEIHRIKDEYFHEREDLDFKINELQLTKEDYCCVIEKLKLELQAAREHCEATVKEHKLETQTLKEQHKREISELNETLLSDSEKEKMALVFEVQELREQLEKLTQEKEEAVSSYNSLRETMETLQTELGESAGKISQEFESMKQQQASDVNELQQKLRAAFKEKDVLLETVNRLQEETEKLSSSQLEIEELKCKIVNLQEENNTITQSIDQKETAMKELEEKIIALTDQNKDILNEVKFLGEERETLQERCKQEQGKIQELQQEVDVANQYNNNLKKKVEELTKGLNEALTGNSENAQTLEQLENQIESLLRERDSLSSEAYRLHEENKKILQEKGKLSEEVEKIKSEKDGWLVLKEQYENLEKQLQKMTAEKDQISTVLESEKVHRSLVRTQLCHLIEQVASNVSAADEEYDSLSLLEIANECLAKMKEEQCLALQNEEKILLLQREVERLEEENAAQYTERRSLIQDFEKEKDLLKEELEGALSEKEALQRDIQELKSAGEKTRIENQDLLANIEEITRKLAFYESQIQEQHEGSEKQDDLSFILSQKETELRTLKDELSSLKNVMETLTAKTDEQSSVAELQEKIGRLEKESAEKGEKLNKIKVVAVKAKKELDASRKEVQALREELELVQSEKDQLSASMKDVIQGAESYKNLLMEYDKQGEQLDSEKDRANDLERQIDDLTRQLQVSSQQHDQLHSANEDLLARVETLQHNAKLLEAQILEIQRAKAKADKELEAEKLLKEQKIKEHSGALREIEELQMQLQKEKKHLQKIMQELELARKDAQKSTLMDMEIADYERLVKELNQKITDKDGRIEDLEQETGIQKQKQETLQEEIKSLQSTMQQDEERNAKIKQLLVKTKKELADAKQAENDLLMLQASLKGELEASQQQVEAYKIQVAVLTSEKHKVQEHLRTSSEQHQRTLSAYQQKIATLQEECRAAQAEQASVTSEFESYKVRVHNVLKQQKNKSASQTESEGAKQEREQLEMVIDQLKVKLQDAQRNSQMNASELQALQSEHDTLLERHNKMLQETVAKEAELREKLCTIQSENMVMKTEHAQSLSQLTAQNEALRNNFRDQVRNLQEEHRKTVETLQQQLSRVEAQLFQLKSEPSTRGPAVSNPAMKNLRERRNTDLPVLDVHTVAREEGEGMETTDTESVSSSSTYIPSLEQLLNSPETKLEPTQWQTELTKDELIQKLNTTAKSTDHLNELLRESEATNAILMEQIKLLKNEIRRLERNQEREKSVANLEYLKNVLLQFIFLKSGSEKERLLPVIDTMLQLSPEEKGKLVAIAQGEEESTSRPSGWASYLHSWSGLR; from the exons GTCCAAGATGCTGGGCAAGAGGTGGTGGCATCTTCCGTCACACCAGGATCAGGCAAATCAAAG CTGGACACATTGCCCAAAGAAGAGCTCATCAAGTTTGCAAAAAAGCAAGTGATGCTTATACAGAAAGTGAAGTCAAGATGTACAG aactggAGAAAGAGATTGAAGAACTCAGATCtaaagcagctgctggaggagctgatGATATTATTCAG GCTCTCACAGAAAGACTGGATGTTGTACTTCTGGAAAAAGCTGAAAGTCAGCAGCAGTGCGTAgctctgaaaaaagaaaatattcaaagaaagcaagaagcagAG GCTGCAGTGGCTAAGACGGAAGAATTGCAGCAGCAACTGGAACAATCAAGTATTGACTCTCTGAAAGAAATAACAGCTCTGAAGAATGAATTAGCTAATGCACAATGCAAATACAACGAGGACTtaacaaagctgaaaacagaattaGAGGAACAAGTGAAGAAACAAATGGGACTGGTGGAACAGATTGAATGTCATAGTGATAGtcaaaaagaagttaaaagattACAAGATGATGTCCAGAGAATTAAATCTACCTATGAGGAGCAAATTTTGTGTCTGAGCAAGCAGCTGGAAACTGTGAATGAAGACAAAAACAGAGAAGTGACAAATCTGCAAGAAACTATTAAAAGCAACTCTCAGTGTTACCATAATGAAATCAATAACCTGAATGAAGagcttaaaaaattaaaaattgccCATCAGGAAGAGGTGTCAGAGTTGATGCATCAGATTGAAATATCatctaaagaaaatgaagaaaagcaaaatcagaTAAATCAGTTACAGCACAATTTGGCAGAGGAGAGcttaataaaagagaaaaatgtgaaggATGAAATGTGTGCTTGTACTGACCAGTGTAAACATGActtggagcagctgagagaagtcttaaataaaaatacaggaaacaagATAGATGTTGTGGATACACAGGAAGAACCTCACGTAGAAGTGACAATGGAAGAAAAGGTTAGGCACCTGGAGCGTAGCTTAGAAGAGCTCCAGTCCCAACATAGTATATTAAAAGATGAGTTAACTTACATGAGTAATGTTAAACTAAAACTGGAAGAGGAAATCCATCGCATAAAGGATGAGTACTTTCATGAGCGGGAAGATTTGGACTTTAAGATAAATGAATTGCAGCTTACTAAAGAAGATTACTGTTGTGTaattgaaaaactgaaattggAGCTTCAAGCAGCAAGGGAGCACTGTGAAGCCACTGTAAAAGAACATAAGTTAGAGACTCAAACTCTGAAAGAGCAACATAAGAGAGAAATTTCTGAACTAAATGAAACTTTATTATCggattctgaaaaagaaaagatggcATTAGTTTTTGAAGTGCAGGAACTTAGAGAACAACTTGAAAAGCTAActcaggagaaagaagaagcagTGTCCAGTTACAACAGCCTGAGAGAAACAATGGAAACTCTACAGACTGAGCTGGGGGAATCTGCTGGAAAGATCAGCCAGGAGTTTGAATCAATGAAACAACAGCAAGCTTCTGATGTCAATGAACTGCAGCAGAAACTCCGGgctgcttttaaagaaaaggatgTTCTTCTTGAAACTGTGAATCGTCtccaggaagaaacagaaaaattgtcATCTAGTCAGCTAGAGATCGAAGAACTTAAATGTAAAATTGTTAATCTTCAGGAGGAGAATAACACAATAACACAGTCCATCGACCAAAAAGAGACTGCTATGAAAGaactggaagagaaaataattgctCTTACTGACCAAAACAaggatattttaaatgaagtaaaattCTTGGGTGAAGAGAGAGAAACCCTTCAGGAAAGATGCAAGcaagaacaaggaaaaattcAGGAACTTCAGCAAGAAGTAGATGTTGCTAATCAGTACAATAACAACCTGAAGAAAAAAGTGGAGGAATTAACAAAGGGACTGAACGAAGCTTTAACTGGGAACAGTGAAAATGCTCAAACGCTAGAGCAACTGGAAAACCAGATTGAGTCTCTGTTGCGTGAAAGAGACAGCCTTTCATCTGAAGCGTATAGGCTTCatgaggaaaataagaaaatccttcaggaaaaaggcaaattaagTGAAGAGGTGGAAAAGATTAAATCTGAAAAAGATGGTTGGTTAGTGTTGAAGGAGCAGTATGAAAACTTAGAAAAGCAACTACAAAAGATGACTGCAGAAAAAGACCAGATATCAACAGTACTTGAAAGTGAAAAAGTGCACAGATCTCTTGTAAGAACTCAGCTGTGCCACTTAATTGAGCAAGTGGCGTCCAATGTTTCAGCTGCTGATGAAGAATATGATTCTCTTAGCTTGTTAGAAATTGCAAATGAATGCTtggcaaaaatgaaagaagagcagTGCCTTGCTCTACAGaatgaggagaaaattcttcTTTTGCAACGGGAAGTTGAGAGActagaggaagaaaatgcagcTCAATATACAGAACGTAGATCCCTGATTCAggattttgaaaaagaaaaggatctCTTGAAAGAAGAATTGGAAGGAGCGTTGTCTGAAAAGGAAGCACTTCAACGTGATATCCAGGAGCTGAAGAGTGCCGGTGAAAAAACAAGGATCGAAAATCAAGATCTTCTGGCTAATATTGAAGAGATCACTCGAAAACTTGCTTTTTATGAAAGTCAAATACAAGAACAGCACGAAGGATCAGAAAAACAAGATGACTTAAGTTTCATTCTGTCGCAAAAGGAAACTGAACTTAGAACTCTGAAAGACGAACTGAGTTCTCTAAAG AATGTAATGGAGACATTGACTGCGAAAACTGATGAGCAGTCTTCAGTAGCAGAGCTGCAAGAAAAAATTG gaagactggaaaaagaatctgcagaaaaaggagagaagctaaataaaattaaggttgttgctgtgaaagcaaagaaagaattagatGCCAGCCGAAAAGAG gtaCAGGCTCTGAGGGAAGAATTGGAATTGGTTCAATCAGAAAAAGATCAGTTGTCTGCTTCAATGAAAGATGTCATTCAAGGAGCTGAAAGCTATAAG AATCTTCTGATGGAATATGATAAGCAAGGAGAACAGCTGGATTCTGAAAAAGACAGAGCAAATGATCTTGAACGTCAGATAGATGACCTCACAAGACAGCTACAGGTGTCATCTCAGCAG CATGATCAGTTGCACTCTGCTAATGAAGACCTCCTGGCTCGTGTTGAAACACTGCAACATAATGCTAAGCTGCTGGAAGCTCAGATACTGGAGATACAAAGAGCCAAGGCAAAGGCTGACAAAGAACTAGAAGCTGAAAAGCTTCTGAAAGAACAGAAGATAAAG GAACATAGTGGTGCTCTCCGAGAAATAGAGGAGCTTCAGATGCaacttcagaaggaaaagaaacatctgCAGAAAATTATGCAAGAACTAGAGCTGGCCAGAAAG GATGCTCAAAAGAGTACGCTGATGGATATGGAAATAGCTGATTATGAAAGGCTAGTAAAAGAACTTAATCAGAAGATTACTGATAAAGACGGCAGAATAGAAGATCTTGAGCAAGAGACAGGGattcagaaacagaagcaagagACCCTACAGGAAGAAATAA AGTCACTTCAGTCAACTATGCAACAGGAtgaggaaagaaatgccaagaTAAAACAACTCCTGgtgaaaaccaaaaaagaacTGGCCGATGCAAAACAAGCT GAAAATGACCTTCTGATGTTGCAGGCATCATTAAAAGGGGAACTGGAAGCCAGTCAGCAGCAAGTGGAAGCCTATAAG ATTCAAGTGGCTGTGCTAACATCAGAAAAGCATAAAGTTCAGGAACACCTGCGAACTTCTTCAGAGCAACATCAGCGTACGTTGAGTGCTTACCAGCAAAAGATTGCAACATTGCAAGAAGAGTGCAGAGCAGCCCAG GCTGAACAAGCCTCTGTTACATCTGAATTCGAGAGCTACAAAGTTCGTGTTCATAACGTtctgaaacagcaaaagaaTAAATCTGCTTCTCAGACAGAATCTGAGGGAGCCAAACAAGAAAG AGAACAGTTGGAAATGGTAATAGATCAGCTGAAAGTTAAGCTGCAAGATGCTCAGCGTAATTCACAGATGAATGCATCTGAACTCCAGGCGTTGCAGTCTGAACACGACACCCTGCTGGAAAGACACAATAAGATGCTGCAAGAGACTGTTGCAAAAGAGGCAGAACTCCGTGAAAA GCTCTGCACAATACAATCTGAGAACATGGTCATGAAAACGGAGCATGCCCAGTCTTTGAGTCAGCTGACAGCCCAGAACGAAGCTCTCCGGAACAATTTCAGAGATCAAGTCAGGAACCTGCAGGAAGAGCACAGGAAGACAGTAGAGACGCTTCAGCAGCAACTGTCCAGAGTAGAGGCTCAGCTCTTCCAACTCAAGAGTGAACCAAGCACTAGAG GTCCAGCTGTTTCAAATCCAGCAATGAAGAACTTAAGAGAACGGCGAAACACTGACCTTCCTGTTCTCGATGTGCACACGGTAGCtagggaagagggagaaggtATGGAAACAACAGACACAGAGTCTGTCTCTTCATCCAGCACCTACATACCATCCTTGGAACAACTTCTGAACTCCCCGGAAACAAAACTTG AACCAACTCAGTGGCAAACAGAACTCACCAAGGATGAACTGATTCAGAAACTAAACACAACAGCAAAGAGCACTGATCACTTGAATGAATTACTTCGTGAATCAGAAGCAACCAATGCAATCCTAATGGAACAAATTAAG CTTcttaagaatgaaataagaagatTGGAAAGAAatcaagagagagaaaagtctGTGGCTAACCTAGAATACTTGAAGAATGTTCTATTGCAGTTCATATTTCTAAAATcaggaagtgagaaagaaaggcTGCTCCCAGTAATAGACACCATGTTGCAGCTCAGCCCTGAAGAGAAGGGGAAGCTGGTTGCAATTGCTCAAG gtGAGGAAGAGAGTACCTCACGGCCCTCTGGGTGGGCTTCATACCTCCACAGCTGGTCAGGACTTCGATGA